A part of Haloarchaeobius sp. HME9146 genomic DNA contains:
- a CDS encoding ammonium transporter produces the protein MLPLQADAAAIANSINYVWILVVSFLIFFMQPGFALLEAGQVRAKNVGNVLMKNMTDWGLGVLVYFIVGAGVAGIVGSLTSSSALDIMGAFSYIGEPGATGWIDWVFGAVFAMTAATIVSGAVAERMDFRAYVVFAGVITGIIYPVVQGLTWSGGLLAGSGYLGSALGVGYMDFAGATVVHMVGGIAGLVAAKMVGPRKGRFDEDGNSQPIPGHSMLLAVLGTLILAFGWYGFNVGTQATVLAAADDGSLTFMGAALGRVVLVTTLGMGAGAVAAMIVSTQWQGKPDPLWMANGLLAGLVAVTGAVPHVTWWGGLILGALGGAIVLPAYRWTVDSLKIDDVCGVFAVHGAAGALGTVLIPVFGASSSGAAILGDGYAFMGVTQLVMQVLGVAIIALWTVAATAVTFKVLDAVFGLRVSEEEELAGLDAGEHGISTYPEFVGDTGPDSARATLTTDGGVRTDGGAVAESGGETDD, from the coding sequence ATGTTGCCGCTACAGGCGGATGCGGCGGCGATCGCGAACAGCATCAACTACGTGTGGATTCTCGTGGTGTCGTTCCTCATCTTCTTCATGCAGCCGGGCTTCGCGCTGCTGGAGGCGGGGCAGGTCCGCGCGAAGAACGTGGGTAACGTCCTGATGAAGAACATGACCGACTGGGGCCTGGGGGTCCTGGTCTACTTCATCGTGGGGGCGGGCGTCGCCGGCATCGTCGGCAGCCTGACTTCCTCGAGCGCACTCGACATCATGGGTGCGTTCTCGTACATCGGTGAACCCGGCGCGACCGGGTGGATCGACTGGGTGTTCGGCGCGGTGTTCGCCATGACGGCGGCCACCATCGTCTCCGGGGCAGTCGCGGAACGCATGGACTTCCGTGCGTACGTGGTCTTCGCCGGAGTCATCACGGGCATCATCTACCCGGTCGTCCAGGGCCTGACCTGGTCCGGCGGCCTCCTCGCCGGCTCGGGCTACCTCGGTAGCGCACTCGGCGTCGGCTACATGGACTTCGCCGGTGCGACCGTCGTCCACATGGTGGGCGGCATCGCGGGTCTCGTCGCCGCGAAGATGGTCGGCCCGCGCAAGGGTCGCTTCGACGAGGACGGTAACAGCCAGCCCATCCCGGGCCACTCGATGCTCCTTGCCGTGCTCGGCACGCTCATCCTGGCCTTCGGCTGGTACGGCTTCAACGTCGGCACGCAGGCGACGGTCCTCGCCGCTGCCGACGACGGCTCGCTGACCTTCATGGGCGCTGCACTGGGACGCGTCGTGCTCGTCACCACGCTCGGCATGGGTGCCGGCGCGGTGGCCGCGATGATCGTCTCGACGCAGTGGCAGGGCAAGCCCGACCCGCTCTGGATGGCGAACGGTCTGCTGGCCGGTCTCGTGGCGGTCACGGGTGCGGTCCCGCACGTCACCTGGTGGGGCGGCCTCATCCTCGGTGCACTCGGCGGCGCAATCGTGCTGCCGGCGTACCGCTGGACGGTCGACTCGCTGAAGATCGACGACGTCTGTGGTGTCTTCGCGGTCCACGGCGCGGCCGGCGCGCTGGGGACGGTCCTCATCCCGGTGTTCGGCGCGTCCAGCTCGGGCGCGGCCATCCTGGGTGACGGCTACGCCTTCATGGGCGTGACCCAGCTCGTCATGCAGGTCCTCGGCGTCGCAATCATCGCGCTGTGGACGGTCGCGGCGACCGCGGTCACGTTCAAGGTGCTCGACGCGGTGTTCGGACTCCGCGTCTCCGAAGAGGAGGAACTCGCCGGCCTCGACGCTGGCGAACACGGCATCTCGACGTACCCCGAGTTCGTCGGCGACACCGGTCCCGACTCCGCCCGCGCCACGCTGACCACGGACGGCGGTGTCCGCACGGACGGTGGCGCTGTCGCGGAATCCGGAGGTGAGACCGATGACTGA
- a CDS encoding plastocyanin/azurin family copper-binding protein, which produces MREDRQSPSRRAALRRVAGIATGTLLAGCLSGEVGTTATESTDTETDPATGTGTMTGTTTPSVDHTVGLYTDLYFDPIGLHVEPGDTVAFELVSGAHSATAYHPDNEAVLERRVPQDAKAWDTGTWSETGTSRTITLEAEGTHDYFCIPHKGVEMVGRIVVGSPGGPATASANPDGKLPASARIVSEGSVPYDEWASE; this is translated from the coding sequence ATGCGAGAGGACAGACAGTCACCGTCGAGGCGGGCCGCGCTGCGCCGTGTAGCCGGAATAGCGACCGGGACACTCCTTGCCGGGTGTCTCAGCGGTGAGGTCGGCACGACGGCGACGGAGTCGACGGACACCGAGACCGACCCAGCCACCGGTACGGGAACGATGACGGGTACGACCACGCCGAGTGTCGACCATACCGTCGGGCTCTACACGGACCTCTACTTCGACCCCATCGGGCTCCATGTCGAGCCGGGCGATACGGTCGCCTTCGAGCTGGTCTCCGGCGCTCACTCGGCGACCGCGTACCACCCCGACAACGAGGCCGTCCTGGAGCGTCGCGTCCCACAGGACGCAAAAGCCTGGGACACCGGCACCTGGAGCGAGACGGGGACTAGCAGGACGATCACGCTGGAAGCCGAGGGGACGCACGACTATTTCTGCATCCCACACAAGGGTGTGGAGATGGTCGGCCGCATCGTCGTCGGTAGTCCGGGCGGTCCGGCGACCGCCTCGGCGAACCCCGACGGGAAGCTCCCCGCGTCGGCCCGCATCGTCTCCGAGGGATCGGTTCCCTACGACGAGTGGGCGTCGGAGTAA
- a CDS encoding P-II family nitrogen regulator, with protein sequence MTDAVDTDIKMVVAIIRPDRLTDVKRALAETGAPSLTVTDVSGRGSQPAKKSQWRGEEYVVDLHQKVKVECVVADIPAEDVVDAISEAAHTGEKGDGKIFVLPVEGAYQVRTGKEGVEAV encoded by the coding sequence ATGACTGATGCGGTCGACACCGACATCAAGATGGTCGTCGCTATCATCCGGCCCGACCGCCTGACCGACGTCAAGCGGGCGCTGGCCGAGACGGGCGCGCCGTCACTGACCGTGACGGACGTCTCCGGTCGTGGCTCCCAGCCCGCCAAGAAGAGTCAGTGGCGTGGCGAGGAGTACGTCGTCGACCTCCACCAGAAGGTCAAAGTCGAGTGCGTCGTGGCCGACATCCCGGCTGAGGACGTCGTCGACGCCATCTCGGAGGCCGCACACACTGGTGAGAAGGGTGACGGCAAGATATTCGTCCTTCCCGTCGAGGGTGCCTACCAGGTCCGCACCGGGAAGGAGGGGGTGGAAGCAGTCTAG